The window GGTGACCGCGCTATTACTGTCTTGTGCAAAGCCTTCCGTTACAGCTCGTTCGATTCCTTGGTCTCCAAAATTAAAGAAATCATTGATGCTAGCGATGACACGCTCATTCGTTAGCACTACTCCTGTTATTAGCAGTGCACAAGCAACCGTAGTGACCCGCTTCCAAATGAATCGATCTTTCTTCTTTTTGGATTGTGCTCGAATGCTTGCATAGGTGCTATCCAATGTTAGTCGTACATTCGCCGGCATCTCCTTCTCTTCAGTCATCGTTTGGTTAAATTCCTTTTCGAAGTCCGTTTTCATTCACAAACACTCCCTCACTTTTATAATAATTATTTCTCAACAACATCTTCCCTCTGGAAAGTCTTGATTTGATTGTCCCTTCCGGCTCTTTTAAAAATGTAGCGATTTCTTTTGTGTTTAAACCGACAATGTAATATAAGATAAAAGCTATTTTATAGTCTTTATTTAAACTATCCAGTGCATCTTGTAACTCTAGGTTTTGAACATCATCTTGACGCTGTTCTGGCAACACATCGACATCAACCGTTGAAAAATGCTTGTACTTGTTCAATATACTGTTACATTGATTGATGAGTATTTTACAAATCCAAGTATTGAAGTACGCATCATTTTTTAACGTATGTAATTTTTCATAAGCTGACATAATTGCCTCCTGCATCGCATCCGCTACATCCTCTTCATTTTTTAACATCCTGCTGGCTATTCTGTACAATACATCTTCATATTGCTGTACGAGAGCGACAAATGCCTCTCCATCTCCCTTTTTCGCCTTCTTGACCAAGGTATTTACTAATCCCATGTAGGCACCCCCTTTACTCGTTCTGTATTTGCTTTTCAAAAGATTAGATAGGGAATACGCTCGTTTAGTTGCATTGGTTTATTCTTTTTATATAAATCGTATGTATGCTGAAATCTTTCAGCACGTATGTGGATCAATAAAAGCACCTCACCTAGCGAACCGGTGAAGTGCCATTATCATGTCCGACCCTCTAAGTTTACTGTACTTCCTTTATTACAACCTCTGCTCAATAGTAGTAAAGGGGAGTGGATTTATATATACGTGAGTACCTCTTTTATGCTGTTTAGTTCGTAGATATTTTTCATATTGGAAGTTGAAGCTACCCCTATGCCAAACCCTTTCATCTCCATATTGATAGCCAGTTCTACATCAACAATTGAATCACCGATCATAAAGGATTGATCAATATTTATAGCGGGGTATTTCATTAATGCATTCTTAATCATTCCGGTTTGAGGTTTGATACAGGTACAACCTTCATTTCTGCCATGAGGGCAGTGAAATACATCTAGTACCTTGATTTTCTTACAGGATAACTCAAAAAGCATTTTTGCCGTGATGTCATTGTACTGTTCTATTGCTATTAATCCTTCGTTTATTAGGTATTGATTCGTTATGATTATTATTTCATATCCTTTTTGATAAACCTCCTTTAACGTCTGTATTGAATCGGTTATAAAAACAGGATTCTTTATATCCGTCCACTTATGGTCCGGATAGTCTTCAATAATTGTTCCATCTCTATCAAAAAATGCAACCTTCAATGAAATCATTCCTTTATTGTTTAATTATTTGCTTGGAGCGTTATTCATATGTACACACAAAAAGTCTTTTGAAGTTAATGTGCCTTCATTATCGTATGCGCCTCGGGGGATTAAAATGGACATAACACCTATTCCTACCTGCTTCTATAATTCGCTTTAAACCCCTCTAAGCAACTTCGCTTATATCACCTTTAAAACGATATAACAAGCAACTTAAAAAGGATGGTAGAGGTCTTATTTAGCGTTTTAAATATACCAAAATACCGAATTTAAAGATTAAATTTATGGTATAATTATAGCAGATACATAAAAGAGACAATTACTCTTCTTAGGAATGAAAAAGCATGATTTATTATATAATTGTTCTTAATTAAATTATTAATTTTTAGTAATATCCAAACTACCTCATATGCCTACAAAAAGGCTGTCTATTTGAGGTTTTTAATTTCGCAGAAAGTAAGGATATGAAAAAAGAAAATCCAATGGTTTAAGGGGGATTAAGTAATGACCATAACGATTATTACACTTGTAGTAGTTGCTGTATTTGTTGGAGCATTGATGCGGTCAATGTTTGGTTTTGGGGAAGCAATTGTGAGCATGCCCCTACTTGCACTGCTCCCAATCCCGCTAAACACATCCGTCTCTCTGATTGGATTAGCCGGCCTTACCGTCGCCGCACTCACTGTCGTCGGTGGTTGGCGTCATATTGAACGTCCCGTTCTAATCCGATTAGCTATTTCAACAGTAATCGGAATCCCATTTGGACTCGTTATGCTTCATCTAACTCCTGCAATTGTAATTACAACTGGGCTTGGTATTTTTTTAATTGTCTTTGGTGTGTACTCAATAATTAAGAAAAAACTTTTTAAGGCAATCGATCGCCCGTTGCTAAACGCCAAAGGATGGGTATTGCCATTCGGTTTTGCTTCAGGAGTGCTTGGCAGTGCGTATAACTTTAATGGGGTGCCAGTTGTTGTCTATGGTACATTGCGAAAATGGAATCCAGATCGCTTTCGTGGCACATTGCAAGCTCATTTTCTTATATCTGGCGTTCTAGTTGTAACTGGATATGCTCTCGGAGGGCTGTGGACGGTTGACTCACTGATTCTTTATGGTTATTCTATTCCAGCTATCCTCTTAGCTACAGCATTAGGTATATTTTTCAATAAGCGAATTCCAGCTAAGAAATTTGAGAATTACTTATTCATTATTATCATTGTACTTGGCGTGCTATTGCTAATGCCCCGCGGATAATACGAAAAACTCTCTACTCAATAGAGAGTGGAAATAACCCATCCCTACATGCCTGTAAACGAAGGGATGGGCTATTTTTTATGGTTATACGTAAGTATCACCCTTGAATTACCTACTTTATTACCGTCTACATCATTTCATTGTTGCCTGTTTGCTAATTTATTAAATTAAAGCCTTTTTGAATACATAGCTCACTTTATCGTAATCCATCTTTTCTTCATAGAAGCGATGTGCCTCCGAACGTTGCAAACCCGATGATAATGCAACACTTTCATAGCTATTTTCCTTTGCCCATTTATGGACATAGGTCAGTAAATTTTCGCCGTAGCCGCTAGAACGTTTTGTTGTATCAGTCACCAAATCACAAACCCATACGAATCTGCCGTAATAGAGTGTAATCATGGGTTTAAAACCAACCACTGCAACGATCTCTCCATCACTTTGTAAAGCGAATAGTTGGTAGCGATCTTTCTCTTGTGCTTCGCAGACTAATTCCAAGTATGTAACTTCATCCAAATGTGTTCGTAACTGCTTCATAATCGGAAATGCTTCAACGATTTCATCAGGTGTTTGAAGCTCTTTAATCGTTAATTCACTCATCACCGCAACCCCTTTTTTATAAATATACCATATGATTTATCACAAAATGATATAATTATTTGCCGGTCTTATTCAAGAGTACCAATTTACAAAAAATATTCGAATCAAACACTTGAAAGATAAACCATTCAAACGTATAATGATAAAAATTTTAGAATATACTAAAAGATAACGCTGGGTGCGCAAACACCAAACGGTCAATGTAATAAGCAGGTTCCCAACAAGGGGATTGGCATCTGGAATGAAATAAACCATCCTAAATTGAGCCGTTAACTCAAGGGTGGGTTATTTTTGTTTTTGGTTAAATGAAAGTATCACTATAATTAATGCTCCAAATGTAAATGTTAGCATTAACCCTTCGAATACTGTCATTGGCACCACCCCGGGCCCACACAACGTGGGCCATGCAGACGTTGCCGTAGGAAGCGGCGAACTTAGTCTGACTTCCTTTAATGAGCCAACCACCCTTGAGTCACCTATTCTATTACTCTTCCGTTATACCATACATGCGTTCTAGGGTACGAGTATAATAAGCAAGACCGCTTGGTGCACTAAAACCAAGCGGTCTTTGTAATAGCAGGTTCCCCATGTGTCACTCGATGAAATAATCCAGCCGTCTAAACTGAAGGCTGGATTATTTCATTTGTGGCATTTTAGACGACGATGCAATCACTGCAACAATTAGCGGAGAAAGACTAATCATGTTTACAAGCGCCTCATAGGATGCCTTACGTTAAATAGAAAAGTCGCTTAAGTAATCTGGTGAACTCATCTATCTCTGCAGAATTTACATACTTTAATGATTTCTTTCGCTTCCGTTTTATGGACATACAATAACTTAATTCTATTTCGATAACACAACGGACAGTCTCCTCTTCCTCTTGAAAGGAGTTTTTTTAATGCTTTTCCCCGGTTTCTTTTCGCCATGACCATCCACCTCCAGAGTGAAAATTCCTCTTTCTCTTTATCTAATGATGGTCTGGGAAAATCATATGGGTATTTTAATAAATTATTTATGGAAAGCTATTTTTCTCAGTTTGTTATCACAATTAGGTAGTCCGTTAATTGCCATAGTTCGTCCTATTGGCGAGATTTTCTACAATTAGAGGTATTTCCATTAAATCATGTATGATGAAATCCGCTTGCACGTCTTCCCATTGTAAATCCTTTTTCCAGACTGCTAACATCCCCGCATCTTGAGATGCTTTCACATCATTTCCGGGATGATCTCCGACAAAAATACATTCATTCGCTGTAATATTAAGTTGCTGTAACGCTTTCTTGAATATTCGTGGGTCGGGTTTTTTCATGCCTTCTTTTTCAGATATTAAAATCGTTTCAAAATAGTTTTCAATACCGAGCACCATGATAGTATCCATTTGGAACTGCCCTCTCCCATTACTTATAATCCCTAAGACAATCGATTGGTTTGTGAGCGTTGTTAACATTTTATGCAGGTTAGGAAATGGAATACTCTTTAAAATTATAGGACGTCACTTAAATTTCAAATGCATTCATTAATCTAATTGAGTTGATTTCATAATTCCTATCCCTTTAGTATCAAGGGTTTCAATTCAATAAAAATGAGGCACCTCCCCAAATCCGGTATAATGGTAGCGACTAAACAACCTAACCGAGTGGAGTGAATGCCTCATGACTATTATAAAACAAATTAGCCTGTTTGACATCCAACAATTATTCGAAATGGAAAGTTCGTACCGTTTTGAAGCGATTTTTTCCACTTTCGATGTGCAACCAATCTTTCATCTGTTTTCTAAAAAGACGCTGCGTGGTGCTCCGCGTGAATGTAATTATGGTGCGATGATTCAATCATTGATAATTCGTATTGTAGAACGTATCCCAACCGTAAAGGATTTAATAAAA of the Sporosarcina sp. FSL K6-1508 genome contains:
- a CDS encoding sulfite exporter TauE/SafE family protein produces the protein MTITIITLVVVAVFVGALMRSMFGFGEAIVSMPLLALLPIPLNTSVSLIGLAGLTVAALTVVGGWRHIERPVLIRLAISTVIGIPFGLVMLHLTPAIVITTGLGIFLIVFGVYSIIKKKLFKAIDRPLLNAKGWVLPFGFASGVLGSAYNFNGVPVVVYGTLRKWNPDRFRGTLQAHFLISGVLVVTGYALGGLWTVDSLILYGYSIPAILLATALGIFFNKRIPAKKFENYLFIIIIVLGVLLLMPRG
- a CDS encoding HAD family hydrolase, whose protein sequence is MILKSIPFPNLHKMLTTLTNQSIVLGIISNGRGQFQMDTIMVLGIENYFETILISEKEGMKKPDPRIFKKALQQLNITANECIFVGDHPGNDVKASQDAGMLAVWKKDLQWEDVQADFIIHDLMEIPLIVENLANRTNYGN
- a CDS encoding D-glycero-alpha-D-manno-heptose-1,7-bisphosphate 7-phosphatase, which codes for MISLKVAFFDRDGTIIEDYPDHKWTDIKNPVFITDSIQTLKEVYQKGYEIIIITNQYLINEGLIAIEQYNDITAKMLFELSCKKIKVLDVFHCPHGRNEGCTCIKPQTGMIKNALMKYPAINIDQSFMIGDSIVDVELAINMEMKGFGIGVASTSNMKNIYELNSIKEVLTYI
- a CDS encoding GNAT family N-acetyltransferase; translated protein: MSELTIKELQTPDEIVEAFPIMKQLRTHLDEVTYLELVCEAQEKDRYQLFALQSDGEIVAVVGFKPMITLYYGRFVWVCDLVTDTTKRSSGYGENLLTYVHKWAKENSYESVALSSGLQRSEAHRFYEEKMDYDKVSYVFKKALI
- a CDS encoding RNA polymerase sigma factor, which produces MGLVNTLVKKAKKGDGEAFVALVQQYEDVLYRIASRMLKNEEDVADAMQEAIMSAYEKLHTLKNDAYFNTWICKILINQCNSILNKYKHFSTVDVDVLPEQRQDDVQNLELQDALDSLNKDYKIAFILYYIVGLNTKEIATFLKEPEGTIKSRLSRGKMLLRNNYYKSEGVFVNENGLRKGI